Proteins found in one Pseudomonadota bacterium genomic segment:
- a CDS encoding sulfide/dihydroorotate dehydrogenase-like FAD/NAD-binding protein, whose protein sequence is MNKVIERKMIVPNMHLLVIETPEIASKVRPGQFVIVRANDEGERIPLSVADWDAQKGTITIVFMEVGASTGALACLKDGDSVATCVGPLGNETEISNFGTVMCIGGCYGIGSMYPVVKELKEAGNKIITVFEARSNYLIYWTDRFIPLSKRIFNITRDGSQGFKGHVSRLPDIINGLLTPPDRIIVNGCTFLMANVSELTKSLGIKTVVNLNPIMIDGTGMCGVCRVTVNGKRKFACVDGPEFDGHEVDWKEFLARRKAYLEEEVLFFRRSEPKPIVHEGGKCQV, encoded by the coding sequence ATGAATAAAGTTATAGAGCGTAAGATGATAGTTCCGAATATGCACCTCCTTGTTATCGAGACGCCTGAAATAGCATCAAAAGTAAGACCGGGTCAGTTTGTTATTGTACGCGCAAACGATGAGGGCGAACGCATTCCACTCTCTGTTGCCGACTGGGATGCTCAAAAAGGCACTATTACCATTGTCTTCATGGAAGTAGGCGCATCAACGGGAGCGCTTGCCTGCCTGAAAGACGGGGATAGCGTTGCCACATGTGTCGGTCCTCTGGGCAACGAAACAGAAATCAGCAACTTCGGCACAGTCATGTGCATCGGCGGCTGCTATGGTATCGGAAGCATGTACCCTGTCGTGAAAGAGTTAAAAGAAGCGGGAAATAAAATCATTACCGTCTTTGAGGCAAGGAGCAATTATCTGATATACTGGACTGACAGGTTTATCCCTTTATCAAAAAGAATTTTCAATATAACCCGTGATGGCAGTCAGGGGTTTAAGGGCCATGTCAGCCGATTACCGGATATCATCAACGGTCTCCTAACCCCGCCTGACAGGATTATTGTAAACGGCTGCACATTTTTAATGGCAAATGTATCAGAGCTTACGAAGAGCTTGGGGATTAAAACGGTTGTGAATCTGAATCCCATCATGATTGACGGAACCGGCATGTGCGGTGTTTGCCGTGTAACAGTTAACGGTAAGAGGAAATTTGCCTGTGTTGACGGCCCTGAATTTGACGGGCATGAAGTAGATTGGAAGGAATTTCTCGCACGCAGAAAGGCATATCTTGAGGAAGAGGTGTTATTTTTCAGACGAAGTGAACCCAAACCGATAGTCCACGAGGGGGGTAAGTGCCAGGTATGA
- the nuoE gene encoding NADH-quinone oxidoreductase subunit NuoE, producing the protein MPEKIESIFEKYERKPDQLIPVLQDVQKHYGYVDPESVKMISRHLRITENQIFGVSSFYAQFRFNPPGRHSIKVCLGTACHVRGGATLLDMLERELGIGCGETTLDKRFDLERVACLGCCALSPVVQVDADIYSRMTVNKLSELLKQYE; encoded by the coding sequence ATGCCTGAAAAGATTGAATCTATCTTTGAGAAGTATGAACGAAAGCCCGATCAGCTTATACCGGTTTTACAGGATGTCCAGAAACATTATGGTTACGTGGACCCTGAATCGGTGAAAATGATTTCCAGACACCTCCGTATTACCGAAAATCAGATTTTTGGTGTATCCTCTTTCTATGCACAGTTTCGATTCAATCCGCCCGGTAGACACTCTATAAAGGTCTGTCTCGGGACTGCCTGCCACGTAAGAGGGGGCGCCACTTTGCTTGACATGCTGGAGCGTGAACTGGGCATAGGCTGCGGCGAGACTACCCTGGATAAACGTTTTGACCTGGAGCGGGTTGCCTGTTTAGGATGCTGCGCATTATCTCCTGTGGTTCAGGTTGATGCTGATATTTACAGCAGAATGACCGTAAACAAATTATCGGAGCTATTAAAACAATATGAATAA
- a CDS encoding B12-binding domain-containing radical SAM protein, with protein sequence MKALLVYPKYPDTFWSFKYALKYISKKAAFPPLGLLTVAAFFPEEWEIRLVDLNIHKLMEKDLQWADYVFVSAMLVQKESVSEILQECLRLGKKVVAGGPLFSATTEEYLPLIDHIILNEAEMTLPEFFRDLKEGNPEKIYRSSGFPPLSMTPIPRWELINIKDYASIMIQFSRGCPFDCDFCDITSMYGHKPRLKGIKQFLNELQALYDRGWRGSIFIVDDNFIGNKNGIKELLPHVIEWLKKHDYPFDFLTETSINIADDEVLVRLMVEAGFRQVFIGLETPNEESLRECSKNQNCKRDMTAAIKKLQASGIEVLGGYIVGFDSDDENIFSRQIKFIQESGVVTAMVGLLNALPNTRLWHRLKEENRLDLIASGDNTDGSINFISRMDRAKLIEGYQRIIKTIYSPGPYYQRICEFLKYHTPYGKRKIGKGRIKALLKSMLYIGILGNGITQVYYWRLFIKALIFYRKSFSEAITLMIYGQHFRKVAKKVCS encoded by the coding sequence ATGAAAGCACTTCTTGTATACCCGAAATACCCGGATACCTTCTGGAGTTTTAAATATGCATTAAAATATATCTCCAAGAAAGCTGCCTTCCCACCGCTGGGATTGTTGACTGTAGCCGCTTTTTTTCCTGAAGAATGGGAAATTCGTCTGGTGGATCTCAACATTCACAAACTTATGGAAAAAGATCTCCAATGGGCTGATTATGTTTTTGTAAGCGCCATGCTGGTTCAAAAAGAATCTGTATCTGAAATTCTGCAGGAATGCCTTCGTCTGGGGAAAAAAGTTGTTGCCGGAGGTCCTCTTTTTAGCGCGACAACTGAAGAATATCTGCCGCTTATAGATCATATCATCCTGAATGAGGCTGAAATGACCTTGCCGGAATTTTTCAGAGATCTCAAAGAAGGCAATCCCGAAAAGATTTACAGGTCTTCCGGCTTTCCTCCTTTGTCCATGACGCCTATTCCCCGCTGGGAATTGATAAACATAAAGGACTATGCCTCTATTATGATTCAGTTTTCAAGAGGATGTCCCTTTGATTGCGATTTTTGCGACATTACCTCCATGTATGGCCACAAACCGAGATTAAAGGGTATAAAACAGTTTCTGAATGAGCTTCAGGCCCTCTATGACAGGGGATGGCGCGGCAGCATCTTTATTGTTGATGATAACTTTATCGGCAACAAAAATGGCATTAAGGAGCTGCTGCCCCATGTAATTGAATGGTTGAAAAAACATGATTATCCCTTTGATTTCCTTACCGAAACTTCAATAAATATTGCCGACGATGAAGTACTGGTACGTCTCATGGTTGAAGCCGGATTCAGGCAGGTTTTTATCGGATTAGAGACACCGAACGAGGAAAGTCTAAGAGAATGCTCAAAGAATCAGAACTGCAAGCGTGATATGACGGCAGCTATCAAAAAACTTCAGGCATCAGGCATTGAAGTCCTTGGCGGCTACATAGTCGGATTCGATAGTGACGATGAAAATATTTTTTCAAGACAGATCAAATTTATTCAGGAGAGCGGCGTAGTAACAGCTATGGTAGGATTATTGAATGCTTTGCCGAATACAAGATTATGGCATAGATTGAAAGAGGAAAATCGTCTTGATCTGATTGCCTCAGGCGATAATACGGATGGAAGTATAAACTTTATTTCCAGAATGGACAGAGCAAAACTGATTGAAGGTTATCAAAGAATCATTAAAACCATATACAGCCCCGGACCTTATTATCAGAGAATATGTGAATTTCTGAAATATCATACCCCTTACGGGAAACGGAAGATAGGGAAGGGTCGGATCAAGGCTCTTCTGAAATCCATGCTGTATATCGGGATTCTTGGAAACGGTATAACCCAGGTGTATTACTGGAGACTTTTCATAAAAGCTCTGATATTTTATAGAAAATCTTTTTCCGAGGCCATAACGTTAATGATTTACGGGCAGCATTTCCGTAAAGTAGCGAAAAAAGTCTGCTCATAA
- a CDS encoding NADH-quinone oxidoreductase subunit NuoF gives MNKLKVKIKTAKKKWEELRNNKVPIIYVGAASCGRAAGALELISEIEKFLKDSNLKARIIQVGCIGPCYLEPLVDIKMPEQPRVSYSNVTPKLLANILKSHLVEGVPFSKAAIGHFGNNTFHDIPPFYELPMLKPQVRIVLRNCGLIDPEDIDQYLASDGYQGIMKALQMTPEDVIGVVRQAGMRGRGGAGFPTFRKWTVCRGAPGEQKYLICNADEGDPGAFMNRSLIESDPHAVLEGMLIAGYAIGASKGIVYIRAEYPLAIERLKTAIKQMKESNLLGSNILGSKFSFDIKIKEGAGAFVCGEETALIASIEGKRGMPRSRPPFPAIAGLFGCPTIINNVETMGTLPNILRNGAEWYNRFGKEGNRGTKTFSLVGKVRRPGLIEVQLGTTLREIIFDIGGGVQKSFKAIQTGGPSGGCLSEEFLDLPVDYESLASAGSIMGSGGLIIMDDDTCIVDVAKYFLDFTQKESCGKCVPCRVGTRHMVEILQRITHGEGTPEDLMTLRTLGDTIKKGSLCGLGQTAPNPVLTTLRYFRNEYLEHIKDGRCRAVVCKNLIEYRVIKEKCTGCQSCVKACPTGAISGPRSEPHNLDATKCIKCRSCYEVCRFEAIAGDAIVIRTAEKKS, from the coding sequence ATGAATAAATTAAAAGTGAAAATTAAAACGGCAAAAAAGAAATGGGAAGAACTACGGAACAATAAAGTACCGATTATATATGTCGGTGCTGCATCATGTGGAAGGGCTGCCGGGGCCCTTGAACTGATCTCGGAAATTGAGAAGTTCCTGAAGGATAGCAATTTGAAGGCAAGGATTATACAGGTTGGATGCATAGGCCCCTGTTACCTTGAACCCCTTGTCGATATCAAGATGCCGGAACAGCCACGGGTAAGTTATTCTAATGTGACCCCCAAGCTGCTTGCCAACATATTAAAATCACACCTTGTTGAAGGGGTGCCCTTTTCTAAAGCTGCAATCGGGCATTTTGGAAACAACACCTTCCACGACATACCTCCTTTTTATGAGCTGCCCATGTTAAAGCCGCAGGTAAGGATAGTTCTCAGAAACTGTGGCCTCATTGATCCTGAAGATATTGATCAGTACCTTGCATCTGACGGATATCAGGGTATTATGAAAGCCCTCCAGATGACACCGGAGGACGTCATAGGTGTTGTACGGCAGGCAGGTATGCGCGGCAGAGGGGGGGCAGGTTTTCCAACTTTCAGGAAATGGACCGTGTGCAGGGGTGCGCCGGGGGAGCAGAAATACCTGATTTGCAATGCAGACGAGGGAGACCCCGGGGCTTTTATGAACAGATCGCTCATCGAATCAGACCCGCATGCGGTACTTGAAGGAATGCTCATTGCCGGGTATGCCATAGGTGCGAGTAAGGGCATCGTCTACATAAGGGCTGAGTATCCTCTTGCGATTGAGCGCCTGAAAACTGCCATAAAACAGATGAAAGAAAGTAATTTACTGGGCAGTAATATACTCGGTTCTAAATTCAGTTTTGATATTAAGATCAAGGAAGGGGCGGGGGCCTTTGTGTGTGGCGAAGAAACAGCATTGATTGCATCCATTGAAGGCAAACGCGGAATGCCGCGGTCACGCCCCCCGTTTCCTGCCATAGCAGGACTCTTTGGATGTCCAACTATCATTAATAATGTTGAAACTATGGGAACACTCCCGAATATCCTCCGAAACGGGGCAGAATGGTATAACAGGTTCGGTAAGGAAGGAAACAGGGGAACCAAGACATTTTCTCTTGTGGGCAAGGTGCGCAGACCGGGTCTTATTGAGGTGCAGCTCGGTACAACGCTCAGGGAGATCATCTTCGACATTGGCGGCGGGGTGCAAAAATCCTTCAAGGCAATCCAGACAGGCGGGCCATCCGGAGGATGTCTTTCGGAAGAGTTTCTCGACCTCCCTGTAGATTATGAATCGCTGGCCTCTGCCGGCTCTATCATGGGCTCAGGCGGTCTTATTATCATGGATGATGACACCTGTATCGTTGACGTGGCAAAATATTTCCTTGATTTTACCCAGAAAGAGTCATGCGGCAAATGCGTCCCCTGCCGTGTGGGAACCCGCCACATGGTGGAGATACTACAGCGTATAACGCATGGCGAAGGTACACCGGAAGACCTGATGACGCTTCGGACACTGGGCGACACGATAAAAAAAGGTTCGCTTTGCGGTTTGGGTCAGACTGCCCCGAATCCTGTGCTTACCACGCTTCGTTATTTTAGAAATGAATATCTCGAACACATAAAGGACGGACGTTGCAGGGCAGTTGTCTGCAAAAACCTTATTGAATACAGGGTTATCAAGGAGAAATGCACAGGTTGCCAGTCCTGTGTAAAAGCTTGCCCGACAGGTGCAATATCAGGACCAAGATCTGAGCCTCATAACCTCGATGCAACGAAATGTATTAAATGCCGCTCATGCTATGAAGTATGCAGATTTGAGGCAATCGCCGGTGATGCAATCGTTATCAGGACTGCGGAGAAAAAATCATGA
- the gltA gene encoding NADPH-dependent glutamate synthase, translating into MNEEKIEKTSKIDLNRNDMPRQSPEIRRHNFNEVALGYTEELAVTEAKRCLQCKKPRCKTGCPVEIDIPDFISCIVKRDFTAGIKKLKEKNCLPAVCGRVCPQESQCESQCILVNKKGEIAIGRLERFLADWEAKQGVVDIPPKAKPTGKKIAIVGSGPAGITVAGDLILLGHEVTIFEALHKAGGVLIYGIPEFRLPKAIVAREVDYVKKLGVKVFTDYVVGKTRSIDELLKEFDAVFVGTGAGLPWFMDIPGENLNGVYSANEYLTRMNLMQGYRYPMSSTPVKKHIKIAVVGGGNVAMDSARTALRMGAAESRIIYRRSHAELPARLEESENAEEEGVIFNVLTLPVRYIGDENGWLKEIECLRMELGEPDASGRRAPIEIPNSNFRMQMDAVVCAIGNSPNPLVPSTTPGLETTRRGTLVADPETGKTTKDRVWAGGDIVTGAATVILAMGAGRKAARSIHEYLTTGK; encoded by the coding sequence ATGAACGAAGAAAAGATAGAAAAAACATCAAAAATAGATCTAAACCGGAACGATATGCCGAGGCAGTCTCCTGAAATCCGGCGTCATAATTTCAATGAGGTGGCGCTGGGCTATACAGAGGAACTTGCCGTTACAGAGGCAAAGCGTTGCCTGCAATGTAAAAAACCGCGATGCAAGACAGGCTGTCCTGTAGAGATCGATATTCCTGATTTTATCTCCTGTATTGTAAAAAGAGATTTTACGGCAGGAATAAAGAAATTAAAGGAAAAGAACTGTCTCCCTGCAGTGTGCGGAAGGGTATGCCCACAGGAAAGCCAGTGCGAATCCCAGTGCATCCTGGTGAATAAGAAAGGTGAAATCGCCATAGGAAGACTGGAGCGGTTCCTTGCAGATTGGGAGGCCAAACAGGGTGTTGTGGATATACCGCCCAAAGCAAAGCCTACCGGCAAAAAGATTGCCATAGTCGGTTCCGGTCCGGCAGGGATTACCGTAGCCGGCGATCTGATCCTCCTTGGCCATGAGGTAACGATTTTCGAGGCACTCCATAAGGCCGGAGGGGTATTAATATACGGGATTCCTGAATTCCGTCTCCCCAAGGCAATTGTTGCCAGGGAAGTTGACTATGTGAAAAAGCTGGGCGTGAAGGTTTTTACAGACTATGTTGTAGGAAAAACACGCTCTATAGATGAATTATTGAAAGAATTCGATGCCGTTTTTGTAGGAACAGGCGCAGGGCTCCCCTGGTTTATGGATATTCCGGGAGAAAATTTAAACGGGGTTTATTCAGCAAATGAATATCTTACCCGTATGAATCTCATGCAGGGATACCGTTATCCCATGTCTTCCACACCTGTAAAAAAACATATAAAAATAGCAGTTGTCGGTGGGGGGAATGTTGCCATGGATTCTGCAAGGACAGCGCTCCGCATGGGGGCTGCTGAATCCAGGATCATTTACAGGCGCTCTCATGCAGAATTGCCTGCACGTCTCGAAGAGAGTGAAAATGCCGAGGAGGAAGGCGTTATCTTTAACGTGCTGACCCTGCCTGTCCGATATATCGGGGATGAGAACGGCTGGCTGAAAGAGATCGAATGTCTGAGGATGGAACTTGGTGAACCGGATGCCTCAGGGAGAAGAGCCCCCATAGAGATACCTAACTCAAACTTCCGTATGCAGATGGATGCTGTAGTCTGTGCTATCGGCAACAGCCCTAACCCGCTGGTGCCGTCAACTACTCCGGGGCTTGAAACAACGCGTCGCGGGACGCTCGTTGCCGATCCTGAGACAGGAAAGACAACAAAGGACCGTGTCTGGGCAGGAGGGGATATTGTAACCGGCGCTGCAACGGTTATCCTCGCTATGGGCGCAGGCCGAAAAGCAGCCCGCTCAATTCATGAATACCTGACGACAGGAAAATAA
- a CDS encoding molybdopterin-dependent oxidoreductase, giving the protein MTKEKTIQITIDNKKIAVQPNFTILQAARMNNIYIPSLCTLEHLPSYGACRLCIVEVDGLRGFPTSCTTPVEDGMIIRTDTAEIRSLRQEVLKLLLSEHPASCLFCTEQDECKEFQGTIRKVGVTTGCRYCPNDNRCELQQITESIGLTETSYPVYYRGFTVEKNDPFYDRDYNLCILCGRCVRVCNNVRMNGTLSFKQRGRLTTIGPAFDRTHLEAGCEFCGACVSACPTGALSVKVSKWYGKPDAQVATTCNYCAVGCKLQLQVKNNEVIDVLPDYDSLIDHGLICVKGRFAVPEYVQSPLRYGIPKEMTPMGYNDISWDQAIAVAAGKLTGVKPDDCLFLVSPQLSNEDLFAAQKLIRSLNGSENIASSLMIELGDDLSDFLDLALGSKSIDIIEAAQGILAVGFDAIYGYSPIGVNIKKAAQGGACLAVISDTDTNLDLLSEATFQTDDAKWAAILESIINGIPKSKQAKSISGLNKEWVSNIEKVSRRFSASSEKVVVVGEEAIHAPGRSTFFKTLISMRNKYGWKIIVAHPYTNLKGMLAMGVFPGVKPGEVLSNTAQGKSMEVKADLTQVDLKKRKKVIYLIGETPFDGLPACDFLIYQNALPLQSSRLPDLILPASLFPESDGTLINGAGMVLSVKKAIEPYMESRPDWWIFKSIAEKMGKGVLKYKDVALIQNEIKRYVKGFPNIKKGLEFVKITIKGSMAPSGKGKRINSAPVRSSYRGILLADVVGGMKVIEGGQNE; this is encoded by the coding sequence ATGACAAAGGAAAAGACCATTCAAATTACAATTGATAACAAAAAGATAGCAGTTCAACCGAACTTTACCATACTTCAGGCAGCCAGGATGAACAACATCTATATCCCGTCGCTGTGCACGCTGGAGCATTTGCCGTCCTACGGCGCCTGCCGGCTGTGCATTGTTGAGGTTGACGGTTTAAGGGGTTTTCCAACCTCATGTACAACGCCTGTTGAAGACGGCATGATTATCCGGACAGATACTGCGGAAATTAGAAGTTTAAGACAGGAGGTGCTCAAGCTCCTCCTGAGCGAACATCCTGCAAGCTGCCTCTTCTGCACAGAGCAGGATGAGTGCAAAGAGTTTCAAGGTACAATCCGTAAAGTCGGTGTAACTACGGGTTGCCGTTATTGTCCTAATGACAACCGCTGTGAGCTACAACAGATTACCGAAAGCATAGGTTTGACGGAAACCTCTTACCCTGTTTACTACAGGGGTTTTACTGTTGAGAAAAACGATCCTTTTTATGATCGTGATTACAATCTCTGCATACTCTGTGGTCGTTGCGTGCGGGTCTGCAATAACGTCCGCATGAACGGGACATTGAGCTTCAAGCAGCGCGGCAGACTTACTACGATCGGGCCTGCCTTTGACCGGACACACCTTGAAGCAGGGTGTGAATTCTGCGGGGCCTGCGTAAGTGCATGCCCGACCGGTGCATTGAGTGTTAAGGTAAGTAAATGGTATGGAAAGCCCGATGCACAGGTTGCTACTACGTGCAATTACTGTGCTGTCGGATGCAAGCTCCAACTCCAGGTAAAAAATAATGAGGTGATCGATGTACTTCCCGATTATGATTCATTGATAGATCATGGCCTTATATGCGTAAAAGGGCGGTTCGCTGTCCCGGAATATGTTCAAAGTCCGCTTCGGTATGGAATTCCTAAGGAGATGACCCCCATGGGGTATAACGATATTTCATGGGATCAGGCAATCGCTGTGGCGGCCGGGAAGTTGACAGGGGTTAAGCCTGACGATTGTTTGTTTCTTGTTTCGCCTCAATTGTCAAACGAAGACCTCTTTGCAGCACAGAAGCTCATCCGTAGCCTCAATGGTTCTGAAAACATTGCATCCTCACTGATGATCGAACTCGGTGATGACCTTTCTGACTTTCTGGATCTTGCCCTTGGGTCCAAATCTATTGATATTATTGAAGCTGCTCAGGGCATCCTTGCTGTGGGATTCGATGCCATTTACGGGTATTCACCTATTGGCGTAAACATTAAAAAGGCTGCACAGGGAGGCGCCTGTCTTGCTGTTATAAGCGACACCGATACGAACCTCGACCTGCTCAGCGAAGCTACCTTCCAGACGGATGATGCAAAATGGGCAGCCATACTGGAATCTATTATTAACGGTATTCCAAAGAGCAAGCAGGCAAAAAGCATCTCGGGTCTGAATAAGGAATGGGTCAGCAACATAGAGAAGGTATCCAGGCGTTTTTCCGCCTCATCCGAAAAAGTTGTTGTTGTGGGGGAAGAGGCTATCCATGCTCCCGGACGGAGCACGTTTTTTAAGACCCTCATCAGTATGAGAAACAAATATGGATGGAAAATAATTGTGGCGCATCCTTATACAAATCTCAAGGGGATGCTTGCCATGGGCGTTTTCCCCGGAGTCAAACCCGGCGAGGTGTTGAGTAATACAGCCCAAGGCAAATCCATGGAGGTTAAAGCTGATCTTACGCAAGTTGATTTAAAGAAGCGGAAGAAGGTGATCTACCTTATTGGAGAAACACCTTTTGATGGATTGCCGGCCTGTGATTTTCTTATCTACCAGAATGCGTTGCCCCTACAGTCTTCCCGCTTGCCGGATCTGATTCTCCCGGCAAGCCTGTTCCCCGAATCGGATGGAACACTAATCAATGGAGCAGGTATGGTTTTATCAGTTAAAAAGGCAATCGAGCCGTATATGGAATCAAGGCCGGACTGGTGGATATTTAAAAGCATCGCAGAGAAGATGGGCAAAGGCGTTTTGAAGTACAAAGATGTGGCATTGATTCAGAATGAGATCAAAAGATATGTAAAAGGTTTCCCTAACATAAAAAAGGGTCTTGAATTTGTCAAAATCACCATCAAAGGGTCAATGGCCCCTTCCGGAAAGGGCAAACGTATTAATTCTGCTCCGGTTCGAAGCAGCTACAGGGGTATATTGCTGGCAGATGTTGTAGGTGGTATGAAGGTGATAGAAGGGGGACAAAATGAATAA